The nucleotide sequence ACGGAGCTTCGTTGAGTTTGTGGTGGAGTGGAGCAGAATATGAGCATTGTTCGTAAATGAGCGCTTGATGAAATTGAGTGGAACCTTCGCTCACGCCGCCTTATTGAAGTGACGGAGAAGTGAAGTCAAGGGGGGCGAAAAGGGGACGGAGCTACGTTGAGTTTGTAGGGTATTAGGGCAGAAGGTGAGCCCAGCTTGGAAAAGAGCGTTTGATGATGTTGAGTGAATCCTTCGCTCACGCCGCCTTATTGAAGTGTTCGGAGAAGTGAAGTCAAGGGGGGCGAAAAGGGGACGGAGCTTCGTTGAGTTTTAGGGATTAGGGCAGAAAGTGAGCCCGGCTTGGAAAAGAGCGTTTGATGAAGTTGAGTGGAACCTTCGCTCACGCCGCCTTATTGAAGTAGTCGGAGAAGTGAAGTCAAGGGGGGCGAAAAGGGGACGGAGCTACGTTAGGTGCTAGAAATTTGTACCATAAATACCTAATTTAGATTGATAATTAAAATAGACATCTGTAAAATGACATTGAATGTTTGGGATTAAATGTAGTTATAAATGGGGGATGTTTGAATGTTTCAACAATCGATGAAAGGTTATGATTATTTTTCAAATGGGTCTTTATCGGATATTGATGCAAATGATAGGTTAAAGGAGAAGCTGGACTTTCTAGGCATTTCGAAAATTCGTCGTGAAACTGTACATGCACTAAAAGAGGTTTATGCGAAAAATGCTGATGACATGATTAATAAGTTTTACGAGCGACTTCATCAAATGCCTTCATTACATAATTTAATTGTCAATAATACGACAGATGAACGTCTTAAAAAGACCTTTCATTTATATATGAAAAGTTTATTTGAGGACGAATTGAATTTGCAATATGTTTTTAAGAGAAGAGCGATTGCAGAAGCACATGCGAAAATCGGCTTAACGCCTGACTGGATGCTTGCGGCCTTTAATTTGTTGAATCAATTGTTTGTTCCGTATATAACGAAGGAGTACGTAAAGAAGCCGAAGATGTTAATGGACGCTCTGCTTGCGTATGAAAGTATGGTTGTACTTGATCAGCAGATCATCATGGAGACATATATTGAATTGCAAGCAACAAACTTTATTAAGGGACTTTCAAATGTGATTTCATTTAATGCTGATATTGATGAAGTGAAAGAGCTTGTTGATTATCAACAAGAACAATATGAAGCTTCTTCGTCTGTAAGTGATATTGTTGAAGATTTCAGCAATAGTATTGAAGAGATTGCTTCTTCTGTTTCTGAGATTAATACGCAGTCCCAATCTCATTTGAAGGAGCTTGATGAGAATACAAAAACATTAACAAATATGACGGCATACCTGAACCAAGTCGATCAAGGACAGCGACAAGTGCTTGGGCATGTAGGAAGCTTAATTTCTCATGTTAACAATATGCAAAAGGTAATGTCATTTATTCAAGATGTTGCTGAGCAGACGAATCTACTTGCGCTGAATGCATCAATTGAAGCTGCACGGGCAGGAGAACAAGGTAAAGGCTTTGCAGTTGTGGCACAGGAAGTACGGAAGCTAGCGGATAACACGAAGCAATCGATTTCAGATATTAGTGAAGACATTAAACAGTTGTCGACTATTTCCGAGGAAATGAACAGTCTTATCAACGATACGAGTTCGATGCTTCATAAAGGGGTAGAGGACACGCAGAATTTGTCCCATACAATTGGTGAACTGAACCATAGTCTTCAACACATTGGTGCCCGTTTTGAAAATATTTCAGCCATTACCCAACAGCAAACCGCTTCGATGGATGAAATCACTTATCGGAATAGAGGGATTACCGAAGCTGCCAAGAAAGGCGTCGATATTAGCCGAAGCACAGGGCAAGCTGTTTATGATTTGAGTAAAATTATTGACGAACACCGAATCCATTCAATTTCGTCGAACATGAAAATTAGCCAAGAGGATATTATCGAGCTTGCGATTACCGACCATATTCTTTGGCGTTGGCGCATTTATAATTTGATTCTCGGGTTTGATTCATTGTCAGAAAATGATGTATCCTCTGCTCAAGATTGCAGACTTGGACAATGGTATTACGGCTATGCAAAGCGTTTGTTTGAAAATGAACCAGCCTACCGTGAGCTAGAAGAGCCACACCGTAAACTGCACGACCTAGCGAAAAAAGCTGTACAAGCAGTCAATTCCGGCAATAAAGAACAAGCAGAACAATTGCTTGAGGAAATCACAACGGTTTCAAAGGTTGTTGTGGAAAAACTGAAATTGCTTAAGCAAGTTATCATTAAACAAAAAGAAAGCTTCCGCTCAAGTGTACACGGAAGAAATTAAGGAAAAGCCGCTCAGCAATTTGAGCGGCTTTTTGGTTGATCCAGCTGCGGCGGGCAGAAATTTGTGTTGCTTCACCTTCCCACGCCGAGGCAAAAAGCGCCTCTCTGTGTGAAGGCTCCAGCAAACAATATTTCTAAACGGCCCGCCTCCGCTTTCGACGCACAGGATGTGCTAGTGCAGGCGTTGTCACAGGACGTGACGCTCTTAGCCAGCGTTCCTTTGATGTCCAGCTGCGGCGGCTAGGGGCTCGAGGTCATAAGTCAGTCTGCTGCGGGGACAAAGAGCGGTCCCCTTCGCATTCTGCCTTATGCTTGTCGCCCCTGTTCAAGCCGCCTCCGCTTTTCTAGATGTCTAGCTGCGAAAGGCAGGCTGCGCGAGTTGCTTCACCTTTCCACGCCGAAAGCAAAGTTCGGCTTTCTCTGTGTAAAGGTTCCAGCAATCGGACAGCCTAACCGCCTTTCTCCGCTTTTCTATTGTCCAGCTACGGCGGCTAGGGGCTCGAGGTCATAAGTCAGCCTGCTGCGGGGACAAAGAGCGGTCCCCTTCGCATTCTGCCTTATGCTTGTCGCCCCTGTTCAAGCCGCCTCCGCTTTTCTAAATTAGCGCCAGCATGCGCAGCCGACGATGATTAGTAAGATGAATAGTACGACGATTAACGCGAAGTTACGACCTGGGTAGTAGCCAGCGCCTCCGACTGGTCCGTAAGGGTAGCCCCCATATCCGCATCCGTAGAAACCCATATTTAACACGCTCCTTTAATAGTTTGAGTTTAAGAAGGTTTGACAAGATGAATTAGTTTAATAGTAGAAGGATGCTCCGAGGATGATTAGTAAGATGAATAACACCACGATTAGTGCGAAACTTCCACCGTAGTTGTATGCTCCCATTGTCTCAACACCTCCTTTGACTCTACATGATTAACATATGTATTTTGCTGAATTTTGTATGGGCGTTTGACCTATGTTTTGAAAATGGGCGGAAAGAATTGCTGTTTTGACGAGAAAAATCCCCTGCAAGGGCAGAGGATTTTAGTCATTGAAATAACTTGTATCTTTTGTGCTGTGCATAAAGCGTGCTTTTGGCACGATGCGTTTGTTTTCAGCTAGTTCACGGTTTTCTTCTGTGTTCCAGCCGATATCATTGGTTGGATGCACCCATTCATCTCCAGCCATCACATTCGGATCAGTTTCGATGCTCCATTGATTAAGCGGTGAGGCTTCGGAATCATAACGACTGTCGCCAATTACAACACCATAGCTATTTATAAAAGGCTTTTCTGGTTTGATGTGACTGTTTTTAAAATCTGGCGAGTTAATTTGGTGAGGCATCACGCCATCAATTTGCGGTTGTTCAAGCTCTTTTTGGTGATTATTTTTCATGTTCTTCACCTCAAGCATAGCTTTTCCGCAGCTTGGTTAATCTATACGAACGAGGTCATGCGATGTAAAGCTCAACCAGCATGCGCCTGTTAGAAATAACGGCAGCCATGTTAAGGCAATAAACAGGAAATAAGGTGAAGCAGCATTTCGTGCAGGCAAGAAGCAAAGCATTCCAGCCATGATGCTGCCAATGAGTAAGTACATAAGAATGAGCATGTAATTCACACCCTTTTGCTTTATATCAACAGCATATGCGAATGCTAAATTAAACGTTTATCCCAAAACACATTCTTAAGGATAAGCGCTTCTTTTTTGCGCAAATTAAAGGAAAAGGAAAAAGAGGTGAACATAGTGGATAGACGTGAGCAGGAAAGTTCCTTAAGAGAAGGGACGAAAATGAGTGAAAATATGGGACTGCCAACAAATACAATGGGCGGCACGATGAGTATGGCCAAAGACCCGATTGAAACGAACCCACATTTATTTACCGAATCACCACAAACTGAAGAAAAATGGGAGAGTGCTGAGAAATGAAGAATGAATACCCAGTTGCGAAGTTAAATGAACAAGAGCTGACAAAGCTTCAACAAACAGAGAAAACGATACGCGAAGATATTGGGAAAGATATTATTTTAATCGCTTATGAAGATTCAGAAGGAGGGCAAGTGAATGGCTAAACGAAAAGCAGCACATGATGCGGCAAAAACAAACAACCAAACGCCGACTGAAAGTATGGCACATACAAGCTTGCCGAATCAATTCACAGATCGTGATGCAGCACGCGCTCAAGAAAGAGCTCGTATAGCAGACCGCGAAGAATTAGAAGGCAAGAAATAGGAGGAAGCAACATGGGAAAAAGCAAACGTAAAAGCAATCCAGAACAAAAAAATGCTCAAACGCCACGTACCCTTGAGCAAAACACAGAATTCGGTCATGAGCTTGGTGATGTAAACGTAAGCAAGCATTACGAAGCTGCTGCACAAGCGCAGGCAGAGAAAGAAAAACGGGAAAATGCTCGGAAGAATGCTGAAAAAGAGAAGAAGAAATAACAAACAAGGCGCCCCGCATGCCGCGGCGGCGCCTTAGTAT is from Bacillus tianshenii and encodes:
- a CDS encoding methyl-accepting chemotaxis protein — translated: MFQQSMKGYDYFSNGSLSDIDANDRLKEKLDFLGISKIRRETVHALKEVYAKNADDMINKFYERLHQMPSLHNLIVNNTTDERLKKTFHLYMKSLFEDELNLQYVFKRRAIAEAHAKIGLTPDWMLAAFNLLNQLFVPYITKEYVKKPKMLMDALLAYESMVVLDQQIIMETYIELQATNFIKGLSNVISFNADIDEVKELVDYQQEQYEASSSVSDIVEDFSNSIEEIASSVSEINTQSQSHLKELDENTKTLTNMTAYLNQVDQGQRQVLGHVGSLISHVNNMQKVMSFIQDVAEQTNLLALNASIEAARAGEQGKGFAVVAQEVRKLADNTKQSISDISEDIKQLSTISEEMNSLINDTSSMLHKGVEDTQNLSHTIGELNHSLQHIGARFENISAITQQQTASMDEITYRNRGITEAAKKGVDISRSTGQAVYDLSKIIDEHRIHSISSNMKISQEDIIELAITDHILWRWRIYNLILGFDSLSENDVSSAQDCRLGQWYYGYAKRLFENEPAYRELEEPHRKLHDLAKKAVQAVNSGNKEQAEQLLEEITTVSKVVVEKLKLLKQVIIKQKESFRSSVHGRN
- a CDS encoding YjcZ family sporulation protein encodes the protein MGFYGCGYGGYPYGPVGGAGYYPGRNFALIVVLFILLIIVGCACWR
- a CDS encoding YjcZ family sporulation protein, which translates into the protein MGAYNYGGSFALIVVLFILLIILGASFYY
- a CDS encoding DUF3905 domain-containing protein, whose product is MKNNHQKELEQPQIDGVMPHQINSPDFKNSHIKPEKPFINSYGVVIGDSRYDSEASPLNQWSIETDPNVMAGDEWVHPTNDIGWNTEENRELAENKRIVPKARFMHSTKDTSYFND